The following proteins are encoded in a genomic region of Triticum dicoccoides isolate Atlit2015 ecotype Zavitan chromosome 1B, WEW_v2.0, whole genome shotgun sequence:
- the LOC119350760 gene encoding mitogen-activated protein kinase kinase kinase 17-like translates to MREEGLRTMAEDAPGTSGRRRLTRVRTLGRGASGAVVSLFAAGDGDELLAVKSAGAADAQALLRREGGILASLCSPYVLPCLGSRAAAGGEYQLFLEFAPGGSLADEVERNGGCLEEGAVRAYAADVARGLAYLHGESMVHGDVKGRNVVIGADGWAKLADFGCARSVGSAGPIGGTPAFMAPEVVRGEEQGPAADVWALGCTVIEMATGRAPWSHMDDVVAAVRLIGYTDAVPEAPERLSSEAKDFLDKCLRRCAGERWTAEQLLEHPFLAFAGCGADVESAELKGKWVSPKSTLDAAMWESDADEDENVPDDDTAERMKALAAFCSVLPDWESDDGWIDVLSCQSETPAEQSCSEAPDSPAAAPAEEANVYIWDDERVEAESGVEEAGVVGAAVPVAAAPPEETAYDYDEGFRDEESSLLLEAEFDAEAFDAGGELVVHNVGVADEALVNQQQEDVHSSDSIASDPAVVSVDSGEKEILPVKSLKMPNLLYFSLRFPLLLSHFYTMSDQITTCTTRSPGLSRR, encoded by the coding sequence ATGAGGGAGGAAGGGCTGCGGACGATGGCGGAGGACGCGCCGGGCACCAGCGGCCGGCGGCGGCTGACGCGCGTCCGCACGCTCGGCCGGGGCGCGTCCGGCGCCGTCGTGTCGCTCTTcgcggccggcgacggcgacgagctgCTCGCGGTCAAGTCGGCCGGAGCCGCCGACGCGCAGGCGCTGCTGCGGCGGGAGGGCGGCATCCTGGCCTCCCTCTGCTCGCCCTACGTGCTCCCCTGCCTCGGCTCCCGCGCCGCGGCCGGCGGGGAGTACCAGCTCTTCCTCGAGTTCGCGCCCGGCGGCTCGCTCGCCGACGAGGTCGAGCGCAACGGCGGCTGCCTCGAGGAAGGCGCCGTCCGCGCCTACGCGGCCGACGTGGCCAGGGGCCTCGCGTACCTCCACGGGGAGTCCATGGTCCACGGCGACGTCAAGGGCCGGAACGTGGTCATCGGCGCCGACGGCTGGGCCAAGCTCGCGGACTTCGGGTGCGCCCGGAGCGTGGGCTCGGCGGGGCCGATTGGGGGCACGCCGGCGTTCATGGCGCCTGAGGTGGTGCGAGGGGAGGAGCAGGGCCCGGCCGCCGACGTCTGGGCCCTGGGCTGCACCGTCATCGAGATGGCCACCGGCCGCGCCCCCTGGAGCCACATGGACGACGTGGTCGCGGCGGTGCGCCTCATCGGGTACACGGACGCCGTGCCGGAGGCGCCCGAGCGCCTGTCGTCGGAGGCCAAGGACTTCCTTGACAAGTGCCTCAGGCGGTGCGCCGGCGAGCGGTGGACCGCGGAGCAGCTGCTGGAGCACCCGTTCTTGGCGTTCGCCGGCTGTGGCGCCGACGTCGAGTCGGCTGAGCTGAAGGGCAAGTGGGTCTCCCCCAAGAGCACATTGGACGCTGCAATGTGGGAATCTGACGCCGACGAGGATGAGAACGTGCCCGATGATGACACGGCCGAGAGGATGAAGGCATTGGCGGCCTTCTGCTCGGTCTTGCCGGACTGGGAGTCCGACGACGGCTGGATCGATGTATTGAGCTGCCAATCTGAGACGCCGGCCGAGCAGTCCTGCAGTGAAGCTCCCGATTCGCCGGCGGCCGCGCCGGCTGAGGAGGCCAATGTATATATTTGGGATGATGAAAGAGTAGAAGCAGAATCAGGAGTAGAAGAAGCTGGAGTCGTTGGTGCTGCCGTGCCGGTGGCCGCGGCGCCGCCTGAAGAGACGGCGTACGATTACGACGAAGGCTTCCGGGACGAAGAATCGTCGTTACTGCTGGAAGCAGAGTTTGACGCCGAGGCTTTcgacgccggcggcgagctcgTTGTGCATAATGTAGGAGTAGCCGATGAAGCTTTAGTGAATCAGCAGCAGGAAGATGTACATTCGTCGGATTCGATCGCTAGCGATCCGGCTGTAGTTAGTGTTGATAGCGGTGAAAAAGAAATACTACCAGTAAAGTCGTTGAAGATGCCAAATTTGCTCTATTTCTCGCTTCGTTTTCCTCTGTTACTTTCGCATTTTTACACCATGTCAGATCAGATCACAACGTGCACCACAAGATCACCTGGGCTATCACGGCGTTGA